The genomic window ATCTTGCCTCTGTTAATCTTTTATGCACATTGTTTAATCTTTTATGCACATTGTATTGTATCTGTACGCTCAGATATCTAGCTTGTCTCTTCCTTGCGTATCCTTTTAGAGAAAGGGAGGACGACTTTACATAAAGGTCATCATAAAAAAAGGATTGTTTTATTTCCATTTAgacaataaaatgtattgtacttTAGAATGTTATAAAAGCAGATCCTGACATCCTAGCAGGTATTAGTGCATACAAAGTCTAGTTGATTTTCAAGTATTTCTCACAATCGCTGACTACATTATGACATGGCACGTAGATccaaaggaaggaagaaaatcTGATCATTTTGCGTTTGAAGAATTTCACCTGACTTCAGGTTCAATCATTTTTACATTGAGGTCCTGTGAATAGTCCTAGTGTCCAGGCCCAGATCAGACTAGCCTCCAGGCCCAGATCAGACTAGCCTCCAGGCCCAGATCAGACTAGCCTCCAGGCCCAGATCAGACTAGCCTCCAGGCCCAGATCAGACTAGCCTCCAGGCCCAGATCAGACTAGCCTCCAGGCCCAGATCAGACTAGCCTCCAGGCCCAGATCAGACTAGCCTCCAGCAGGACATGACTCAGCTTCAGGGGGGCAACCCTGGTACTCTCGGAGGTTTGGGTTTCCTGTCGTGGAGGgcttttctacacacacacagcgagaaCGGCTGGAGCCAGGAGAGAAAAGCAGCCGTGGGACTCCCACCCATTCTCTGTGAACTCCACCactatgaacacaaacacaagtcaAAAGAAACTTCAATCAAAGCAACAAAATCTATTTTTTGTAATACTTTGATAGCAccgagacaggtgtgtgtgtgtgtgttctaacccgtgtgtatgaaggtgtgtgtgtgtgtgttctaacccgtgtgtatgaaggtgtgtgtgtgtgtgttctaacccgtgtgtatgaaggtgtgtgtgtgcatgtgtgcgtgtgtgtgtgtgttgaggtcttGGCAGGCTGAATCTGGAAGGTGTCTCCCCCTAGAGTACACGCTTCagtaatgagagagggaggatatcAATCAGTGGTTAGAAAACTTGATCACAGGTCGAGAGGTCaacatgcttttatccaaagcatgtTGCTGTTGCTGTAGATGTTTTTATACTATGCTATGTGCAGGGGGGTTTCTAACATGTGACCTCTTGAACTGCAGTCAaataccactgagctatacactCACCTCTTCCTGGAGCACCAGACCCTTCCTTCACTAGCAGCACTCCACTCTGAGTTGCAAGCTGGGAAGTGTTGGTTCTCAGCCAGGTCCTGGGCTTTGAGTCTCTGCCCCTCTGCCAGGGATGCCTCCACTGCCTTTAAGGCCTCTGTGGGCTGCCCACCCTCAGTGTAGAACCGACCAACCAGCCTGCCTGACACAAGCCACACACATTGGACTTGACATAGCTATTCATGTTTTCTTCAGAAATATATAGTTAGTCCATGGTCATGTTAAAAGCAGTAATGGAGCTTGACATGATGCCACTCACCCATTGGCTGATAGTCCTTCTGATAGAAAGCAAGCCAGTCATACAGTGCCACCACCTGAGTGGGGGACAGGCTGGATAGGTCATCTGTCAGCCCGATGTCTGTGAAATCCCCGGTGACAAAGGCAAGAGATCCATCTTTGCCTGGGAGAGAGTGGACAGTGTATGCCTGTGCCATTAGAATGTCACTGCCGGTGTCATGCCAAGGCAATTATCCCTGCCAGGATTTGCATCCCCTGGCCACGGGAGCGCGCGTGCACTCATAGAAGCAGAGTTTAACTGCTGCACTTCGAATTCACCTCTTAAATGGAACAAATAGCGATGTGGAAGACTCAACAGGGTTTTACATAGTAACAAGGGACTCATTTATCTACATAAATACGTTTATTTGTCTGTTACATTAAGGCGACGTGTGAATTGTTTAATGTGTTGTTTAATATTGTGGATTAATCAACAGTGTTTTCCAAAGTTCCATATTGCCATGCATCTTAGCTACATAGACCGACTGATAGGCCTATCTATGTGACTTGACATCACATGCAGGTTTATGAACAATATTTTTCCTTTAATCTAGCCTACCTCTATCTGTCCATTCTCTGCGGGTGTGGTCTGACAAGGATGCCCCGTCTTTGCTAAcctgtccctccctgccctctaacGTGATTTCTTTTTAAATTTAGTTTAATATGGCTTTTCAATTAATCGCTTTGTTCACCTGTCTACCATATGAGTTAAAGAGCGGATAAACATCACATCAGGCCGAttttcacctgatataatgtgtaccccctcccctaacatgcaaagggtctgtcctgccatcatgtgtgttattttctgtgttcttttggTCACAATGAACAACCTGAGATAATATGGAGATGTCTGCCCTTTCCCAGCaaaagttacagaggggatacacattatatcaggccgttttttcacctgatataatgtgtggGGATACAAATCCTGGCGGGGATAAGTGCCTTGGAACGACACCTGTCCCAATCAAACTGCGATGTGAAGGACGtggttttaaaaaaaaactaaaaatctCACCAGCAAAGCAATGGTAGCCACCACCGGGTCCGTAGTGCTTTCGCCCCTTGCTTACATCAAAAACCTGTCCCAGTATGGCCAGGTATAGCCCCTTGCTGTCCTCTTCTCCATCATATAACGATAATTCATGTTTGCCAATGAGCCGCAAAGGTGGTTGAGGCATCTCATTGTCTTCTCGTGTGGACCAATTCCACGGCTCCAGAAATATTGCTAGGAGTgtggataaaaaaaacaaaacaaacatttcatCTACGTGAAATACAATTCAGTCCGGTGAATATTTCATTGTAGATGACATTACAAGCATATGAATGACATTTGATATATCCTTCCTCGATTTGTGTTTTTCCGGGTAACCTGTGTGACGTGTGCGCACGCCTGAAATTGTGTAGATTTCCAAATCATCTGTACAAAGAAGGGCGTAGATGCTGATGCCCACATTTCATGGCGGCTAGAATGAGCCAGCAAAGCAAATCTCTAGATTGTTCTGTGGTAAATCAGTGATCCTGCCTGTGACGTGACTAACTCGATTTTAGTAGCGAAGAGAGAATAGTGAacaaaaaagaaacacaaaataaattatcttctctttaaaaaaaagtttacaatTAAAATATGTGTGATTTAAAATAAGTAGAACTTACGCCATTTACGTTTTGTGGGCGTTCTGTTCTAAACTTTCTGACAGCATGACGTAGCAAGATAGTCCTTACTGCACGCACCGTACGTCGATGCGGTAGTGAACGTGAAACAAACGAGAGGAGTCTGGTTGGAAAGGACCGTGGACCTGTCCAGCCCGCTAACAAAACTGACTCCAATCGGGCCACAGCGAATCATAGGAAAGCCCGAGGCCGCTGAACACTATGGGAAACGCTGAGAGCGGCTGCGGAGTTGGTAGTGGTGACGAGGAAGATGTCGAAACAGAAAGCCCGGGGTTTGCGGAAGGTAGTCCGGCCTCTGCGGCCACAGGCGTCGGCGTGGGAAGTGGTGGAGGCTCCGGTTCAGGAAGAAGTGGAAGAGGATCAAATAACCCTCCAGTGCCGGGCTGCGGACCACCCACCCCTGGAGTTCTTTTAGAACAAGTCAAACTGAGAGAGGCTGCGGCCCGCATTAGCGATTCGGGGGTCGCCATTCCAGAGTCAGTGCTTTCCGGGAACGAGGGCGTCTTGGTACGATGGCTAGAGGACCGGCTGAGCCGGGGAGAGGAGTCGGTTAATGTTGAACAATTTTGCGAAATGCTGGAGAGCAGAGACGCCCCGCGAGATGAGTGCGAAGAGGTACAAGAATCACTGTGACCACAAGACAACTCAATCAGACCAACAGAGAGTCTGTACTATTGTACTGAGGGGATTGGAATGTCAACCGATAGCTTATTATGTAATCCGCTAGTGTTTATCTCAGTGGTTAGAATAGCCATTGGGCCTCCATTTAGGTTTAGGTGTATAGCCTACACATGCCGATTGTTTTAATGTCAAGGATGGTGTAGACAGTCAGAAACGACAAGGAGGACATAGTTCTCATTCTCACACAGGTGTCTATGACGCCaacagcaaacaaacacaccacttAGTAAGAATACTTTACTACCACCTTAGTGATTTTTTGTGTGATATTCTTTAGGTGTCAAAACTTGGGTCCTCTCTGCTCTTACTGCGCATGTGTGCAACATGTGTTGTGTTAAGTCATGCGGTAGTTAGTGAATGAGACCTCTGTCATGAATGACTGTTTGCTCGCCTTCATCTCTTTTAAAGGTTTATGACATTCTCTGCCTATGTTTGCTGGATGTCGAATGCCACAGCTCTTTAAACAACTCTGAAACTAATTCGAACCTCATTTCACAAGTTCTACCTATCAATAAGTCTCTGCTCTACCTCTGGCTCATTTagtaaattaaaaaaacattgtttGACCGATAAGAATGCATATATTCAAACATCTCACCAAGTTCTTTTGATGGAGTATGTTTCTGTCATTTTCACCCATAAATCACAAGGCATGTTGTTTTGTCCCACATCTTTGGGAGATGTGTTGAGGAGAATAGAGGTGCATGCTCAAATGTACCGCTGTGAGTTAGTTAGAGTTCTTATTATGTGTTGTATCCCTTTACCAGGCCTTTGGCCAGTTTGACGCCGAGGGAGATGGTGTTGTGGACGTGGAGAACATGCTGATGGCTTTAAAGAACTCCAACGGAGCCAATCTGCAGGGAGAACTGAGTCATGTGATCAGACAACTCCAGGCCTGCTCTCTTACCCCAGGTAGGAACTCGGACCTTGACGGGTTCTTTTGCTGCTGCGCTGAGGGGGAGTAAATGGGGGAAAGCCTTGTCTTCTGGGAGGGTATTCAGACACTTTGGATGTGGCCTTTTCATAGGGTCACGTCCAGCTCCTGCTCTCTCGCTGTGCGATCCCTCTTAACAGAACCCTCCTCGTCTCTCGTTCAGGATTTGTCGACATATTCTCCAAGTCCAAAGATCGGTTAGGGGCGCACGCCTCAAAGATCCTGAAATTCCTCCACAGGAATCGTATCCCCAGCAGTGCCATGCCCTTCCCCGGGCTGGAGGGATACAACAGCATCTGCACCATGAGGTCCACCGTGGTGCAGGACTTCCTGGAGTTCCTCCTCCAGAAAGAGAAAGGTGAGGAGAAATAGGTTTGACCTGACAGAAGCATGGTCGGAGATGTCACAGCTGTGCGTGATGGAATAACATAGTAGGCAAATAGTACGGCTGTCCTGAAATCCCACACAAGTTTTTGTACCCGGTGTCTAACTCCTTCAGCTTGtcttcctgtccccccccctccctcctgtcagATTTAGACATCCAGTACAGAGCGGAGTTGAACCGTGATCCGGAGGTGGACAAGGTCAAGGTGGTCACTCAGTGCTACAGCTTCATAGAGGCTTCGTCGAACGCGGTCGACATTTACAAGATGACGAACGGGGAGACGGTGTCGTTCTGGCAGTCGGACGGAAGCGCGCGCTCCCACTGGATACGGTGGGCGACGGGTCCAACCTCTCACTGTTTCAGAGTCCACTCAGTCCTGTTTGTTTCCCCACAGGATTTTCTTCCTCTGCTCTCGTTCCTAGTACGCCCTCTGGGCCCGTTGTGAGACGCTAACGTTGTGATGTGGTCCCCCGGGCCAGGTTGAAGATGAAGCCTGACGTGGTCCTGAGGCGCCTGGCCATCTCCGTGGCCTCCAACGACCACAGCTACATGCCCCAGCTGGTGTCCGTGGCCGTGGGCAAGACCCGGCGCTCGCTGCAGGAGATCAGGGACATCCGCATCCCCAGCAACGTGACGGGCTACGTGGCCCTCCTGGAGAACGCCAACATCACACACCCCTGTGAGTCAGCCTGCCTGGAGATCACATTGCCAATCCTCGATAATGCTTGTTTGTGTTGTCTGTGGAAGGCTACGAAGacagtttggggggggggggggaggggggggtggcagtTTTTATCTGCTAATGAATGGAAATGGCCTGTCGGTTAGTAACAGATCGTTTTCAAGAGGAGCATTTCATTAGCGTCTGTTTTAACCTCCCAGACATCCAGATTAACATCAAGCGTTGCCTGAGCGACGGCTGTGACACGCGCATCCACGGCCTGAAGACACTGGGCTACCAGATCACCAAGAGCAAGGAGGTGTCTGTGTCCGACGCCTCGGCCATCTGGTACctgtccctcctcacctccctggtGACGGCCTCCATGGAGACCAACCCTGTCCTGGCCCAGACCGTCCTCCAGAGCACACAGTGAGTTCCCGCTTGAGCTCCCGACCCAATCGGATGACGACCTCCCGCATGCTTTCTAAGGACGTGTTGTGGTTTTGTTTCGTCCGTGCTGACGCGGTGAGTTTCTTGtgattgtctgttctgtagaaAAGCCTTACAGCACATGCCGCCGCTGTCCCTGACGCCGTCTTCCACCGAGTTCCCCAAGTTCTTCTCCATGAACatcctggaggaggtggacggCTTTCTCCTCAGGATAGCAGAGTAAGGCCCATTCTCCTGGCCTCGCGTCAGCACACTGGCATTATTAAGTTGGCGTAACCTACTTGCAACGGAACGACGTTTGCACTTTGCCCCAGTGCGGTCTTATCATCTGTGATTGTGTAAACCAATATCCTCCTTTTCACTTGAACACACGCGCACGCCCACGCACTTGCAGGCGTTCACCGAATCTGAAATGCACTCGGTCTGTTCCCTCCTCTTGTTCCCCTCCCCTAGCTGCTGTGTGACCCCTGATGCTGAGTTGACCCTTCTGGCCTTTGCCCTGGCCAGGGGCAGTGTGGCCAAAGTGCTCCAGTCCCTGTCTGGCATCAGTGTGCACCTCCAGGCGGACTACAGAgcctcccccctcatctcctccatggCCTCCGTCAGACTACGCCTGTTCTACCGCAACGGTAaccgcagcccccccccccccccccgtgtacAGCTCCGTCGTCTCACCGAGGAAATACGACCACACGCTGGtttcagtggggggggggggggggcgggggggggggaactgtcGACCGTCCGATCCTCTTCCTCCGTGTTGTGCGAATGGTCGGTGGCGTGCTGAGATGCGTGTCCTCTGTCGTCCCCTCCAGGGAAAGCGCTCCAGCTGCACCTGCAGGCCTGCGACGTGAAAGGCAAAGAGGAGAAGTCGGGGCCGGAGAACATGCTGACGGAACCCTCCACCGGAGACGGTACACTGGCAACTCTCCGCTTCTCTCCCGAGAGCGTGCCGTGCATTCACCTGGATGCGACTCGGCCTCCGATTGGTCCTAGGCTCATGGTATTGAGTTTCATTCCTCTTGAAGATGCGGTTGACGTCAGACGCTCCTTGTGTTCCTCGGCAGGGTTCCTGACGGAGAGCGGCAGGAAGAGAGCCAGTGTGATCCTGTCCACAGAAGACCAGAGCACCTTCCAGGTCACTCAGATGAAGATCAAAGTGAGTTGGTCTTCGGCTCACTTCCTGGTTCTGTGAAAGCCTGACCTATGAAAGCACAGAGAACACGCCCCTTCCTCAGTAGTGTGTTCATAGTGATGTATCATCCATTCAGTAACTATCACCCCTGCACTTGATCTGTGTCATAACAGGTACGAAAAGGAGCCATTGGAGCGAGATGCGGCCTTGTGTTTGCCTACAACGAAGGAGACACTTTTGacgctgaaaagcacttcaaacgGTTTAAAAAGTTTGACTCGTGGGACTACAAGGACTATAAGGAATTTGTACAAGACAAGTAAGGACTTTGACCGATACGTGAGGCTCATTGTTCATCTGCTGTGTTTATATTCTGTTTATATTCTGTTTCCTGtcgagtgtgttggggggagtCAGCAGACGGCCAGTGCTGCTGGTCTTTGTGTTATGGAGGCGTGTGTTATGGAGGCGTGATCTGTGTGTGGGCAGTGAGACATAAGTGGCGCGTGGCTATGAGCTCACCTCTGCTGTCATGTGACCCTGCAGCATGAGGATCCCGGCGCAGGCGGAGGACGAGCCCATTGGCTGGTTCGAGCTGGAGGAAGACTGGAACGATGTGGAGATCAAACTGCAGCAGTGCCGCGTTGCAAAGGTGCACGCTTACCGCCAAGGCCCTCTCCGGTTTCATATGACTCACTTGTGGTTTTCTACCCGTCTGTTTTCAAATTCATATTTGCCTGACTCATCCTCCCACATTCTGGCTGTTCATCCATTATCCATCACAGTTAGATGGTTAACTTGCGAAATAAAAACATCTCTGAGTCTTTTACTTAACCCGAAGTAAATGAAATACCCGTTGTCTTGATAAACAGTAAAACCGTGacttgacttcctgtctctccccctgtgtgTAGTTCCTGATGGTGAAGTTCCTGTGTGCCAGGCAGGACTCTGCCGAGCGCCTGGGCGTGCAGTCCGTGAGCTTCAGCGGCTACCTGTGCCCGGGGGCGGAGAGGCTGGACGACCTGGATGACCTGAGCTCCCAGGGAGACGGCTCTGAGGGCGACACGGTCACAGGCCTCACCCTGCTCAAGAAGACCCTCTTCTTCATCCAGCAGCTCACCCGGGAGATGGTAAACACCAGGATTCAGGCCTTAGCCTCAGTGACGTATCAATGCTAGGCTGGTGTGGGGTCATGTAGGGGAGCGTTAGGAAGACTAAGTAAcgactcctgtctgtc from Osmerus eperlanus chromosome 19, fOsmEpe2.1, whole genome shotgun sequence includes these protein-coding regions:
- the LOC134039317 gene encoding neuferricin isoform X2; the encoded protein is MPQPPLRLIGKHELSLYDGEEDSKGLYLAILGQVFDVSKGRKHYGPGGGYHCFAGKDGSLAFVTGDFTDIGLTDDLSSLSPTQVVALYDWLAFYQKDYQPMGRLVGRFYTEGGQPTEALKAVEASLAEGQRLKAQDLAENQHFPACNSEWSAASEGRVWCSRKSGGVHREWVGVPRLLFSPGSSRSRCVCVEKPSTTGNPNLREYQGCPPEAESCPAGG
- the LOC134039317 gene encoding neuferricin isoform X1, which encodes MFVLFFLSTLLAIFLEPWNWSTREDNEMPQPPLRLIGKHELSLYDGEEDSKGLYLAILGQVFDVSKGRKHYGPGGGYHCFAGKDGSLAFVTGDFTDIGLTDDLSSLSPTQVVALYDWLAFYQKDYQPMGRLVGRFYTEGGQPTEALKAVEASLAEGQRLKAQDLAENQHFPACNSEWSAASEGRVWCSRKSGGVHREWVGVPRLLFSPGSSRSRCVCVEKPSTTGNPNLREYQGCPPEAESCPAGG